The Pirellulimonas nuda genome includes a region encoding these proteins:
- a CDS encoding triphosphoribosyl-dephospho-CoA synthase — protein MNTPPTPLSIAQQATLALVWEATAAKPGNVYRGADFDDMTFADMQTAAVAIGPAIAETNAGAVGQGIYAAVAAMRSVVGVNTHLGTILLAAPLAAAAQQGGVRASLPGVLAGLAVDDARHAYRAIALAAPGGLGAAAEQDVADEPTVTLLEAMRLAAPRDLVARQYAAGYAEVLGAADRIAAAAAAGRGRPLEGAIVEAHVRLMSERPDTLIARKCGPGVAAESAARAAAALAAGPVGSEAYQQGLSELDFWLRADGHRRNPGATADVLGAALFLLLLEDGVGWPLRF, from the coding sequence GTGAACACTCCCCCGACGCCCCTGTCGATCGCGCAGCAAGCCACCCTTGCGCTGGTGTGGGAGGCCACCGCCGCCAAGCCGGGCAACGTGTACCGCGGCGCCGACTTTGACGACATGACGTTTGCGGACATGCAGACCGCGGCGGTCGCGATCGGGCCGGCGATCGCCGAGACCAACGCCGGCGCGGTCGGCCAAGGCATCTACGCCGCCGTCGCCGCGATGCGCAGCGTCGTGGGGGTGAACACCCACCTGGGGACGATCTTGCTGGCCGCGCCGCTCGCGGCCGCCGCGCAGCAGGGGGGCGTCCGCGCATCGCTCCCGGGGGTGCTGGCGGGGCTCGCGGTAGACGACGCCCGGCACGCCTACCGGGCCATCGCCCTGGCGGCCCCCGGGGGGCTGGGCGCCGCCGCCGAGCAAGACGTCGCCGACGAGCCGACCGTCACGCTGCTCGAAGCCATGCGGCTGGCGGCGCCGCGCGACCTGGTGGCCCGGCAGTACGCCGCGGGCTACGCCGAGGTGCTGGGGGCCGCGGACCGGATCGCCGCGGCCGCGGCCGCGGGCCGGGGCCGGCCGCTGGAGGGGGCGATCGTCGAGGCGCACGTGCGGCTGATGAGCGAGCGGCCCGACACGCTGATCGCGCGCAAGTGCGGGCCGGGCGTGGCGGCCGAGTCGGCCGCCAGGGCCGCCGCGGCGCTGGCCGCGGGGCCGGTCGGGAGCGAGGCCTACCAGCAGGGGCTGAGCGAGCTGGACTTCTGGCTGCGGGCCGACGGGCATCGCCGCAACCCGGGGGCCACGGCCGACGTGCTGGGGGCGGCGCTCTTCCTTCTGCTGCTGGAGGACGGGGTGGGGTGGCCGCTGCGCTTCTGA
- a CDS encoding metal-dependent transcriptional regulator, whose amino-acid sequence MPSLTVENYLKAILALAEPDGAVPDAGGDAAGDGSAPVSTGRIATALGVSPGTVTSMLKTLDEGGLIAYAPYSGARLTRAGRAIATRVVRRHRLIELFLVQTLGLSWDEVHDEAEHMEHAVSDALVERIDAFLGRPEVDPHGSPIPSADGAIAATADHRLDACDVGQRFEVVRVDDQSPETLRGLSEAGLLLGVVARLTRQKPLGCVVEIDGAPVALDAEQSAAVFVRVLG is encoded by the coding sequence ATGCCCAGCCTGACCGTCGAGAACTACCTCAAGGCGATCCTGGCCCTGGCCGAGCCGGACGGCGCCGTGCCGGACGCGGGGGGTGACGCGGCGGGGGACGGCAGCGCCCCGGTCTCTACCGGCCGGATCGCCACGGCGCTAGGGGTCTCCCCCGGCACGGTCACCAGCATGCTCAAGACGCTGGACGAGGGGGGGCTGATCGCCTACGCCCCCTACAGCGGCGCCAGGCTGACCCGCGCCGGCCGGGCGATCGCTACCCGAGTGGTCCGCCGCCACCGGCTGATCGAGCTGTTCCTGGTGCAGACGCTCGGGCTGAGCTGGGACGAGGTGCACGACGAGGCAGAGCACATGGAGCACGCGGTGAGCGACGCCCTGGTAGAGCGGATCGACGCCTTCTTGGGCCGGCCCGAGGTCGACCCCCACGGCTCGCCGATCCCCTCGGCCGACGGCGCCATCGCCGCGACCGCCGACCACCGCCTCGACGCCTGCGACGTCGGCCAGCGGTTCGAGGTGGTCCGCGTTGACGACCAGTCCCCCGAAACGCTCCGCGGGCTCAGCGAGGCGGGGCTGCTGCTGGGGGTGGTCGCCCGGCTCACCCGCCAGAAGCCGCTGGGGTGCGTGGTGGAGATCGACGGCGCCCCGGTGGCGCTCGACGCAGAGCAGTCGGCCGCGGTGTTCGTCCGCGTGCTGGGGTAA
- a CDS encoding HEAT repeat domain-containing protein, translating to MTQNRLSVLLSLLLGVVVGCTSGIGGRLGDRLFPRPEITSYETPKKRIAEVEGLAARATGKDTPEQQELVAQLARRIQTEPDPLVRRSIVKAVGGFQTPLANQVLIAGSSDADAGVRSACCQGLAGRTSPEAVARLGELVRADENFDVRVAAVRALGESGGSDAPKALLAALEDRDPAMQLVAMESMRSATGRDLGQDVNAYVALARGETPQPPARESAVARTLKEWSPF from the coding sequence ATGACACAAAACCGACTATCCGTCCTGCTTTCGCTCCTGCTCGGAGTGGTCGTCGGCTGCACCTCTGGCATCGGGGGTCGGCTCGGCGACCGGCTGTTCCCGCGGCCGGAGATCACGTCGTACGAGACCCCGAAGAAGCGGATCGCCGAAGTGGAGGGGCTCGCCGCCCGCGCCACGGGTAAGGACACCCCCGAGCAGCAAGAGCTGGTGGCCCAGCTCGCCCGACGCATCCAGACCGAACCCGACCCGCTTGTGCGTCGGTCGATCGTCAAGGCGGTCGGCGGCTTCCAGACGCCGCTGGCCAACCAGGTGTTGATCGCCGGCAGCAGCGACGCCGACGCGGGGGTCCGCAGCGCGTGCTGCCAGGGGCTGGCCGGTCGCACTTCGCCCGAAGCGGTCGCCCGGCTCGGAGAGCTGGTGCGGGCCGACGAGAACTTCGATGTTCGCGTCGCGGCCGTCAGAGCGTTGGGAGAATCGGGGGGCAGCGACGCCCCCAAGGCGCTGCTGGCGGCGCTAGAAGACCGCGACCCTGCCATGCAGTTGGTCGCGATGGAATCGATGCGGTCGGCCACCGGCCGCGACCTGGGTCAGGACGTCAACGCGTACGTGGCGCTGGCCCGCGGGGAGACGCCGCAACCCCCGGCGCGCGAGTCGGCCGTGGCGCGGACACTGAAAGAGTGGTCCCCCTTCTGA
- a CDS encoding chitobiase/beta-hexosaminidase C-terminal domain-containing protein, with amino-acid sequence MSFRRVRRAALSFETLEVRHLLSATPFISELLASNSGGLQDQDGDFSDWLEITNPALTPVDLGGWYLTDNGSNLTKWQFPSVSIPAGGSLVVFASSKDRTDPASELHANFSLSAGGEYLGLVAPDGVTVASAYDPQFPAQSANVSYGYTPVGVELLPASGAGVLIPTNGSLGTAWTAPGFDASAWTPVASAVGYHTGGDYAPLIGTDIRTAMQGVGSSAYLRVPFTVSDLAEVEGLLLKMQFDDGFVAYLNGTEVARGNAPASAVWNSVATASTPAGAPSTATVDLTGQRSLLVEGNNVLAIHGLNRTVGSTDFLIHPELIALDLNPEPAGFLQTPTPGVLNLASLVNQVANPQFSHERGFYDAAFNLVLASDTVGATIRYTTNGSAPSTTVGQVYTGAIPISTTGVVRAIAYKTGMQPTTVQTHSFLFLEDVIQQPANIAGHPNTVVSVGAGKFAPTDYEMDPAVVNNPAYHDALLSGLQAIPTMALTVNLADMYGSGGFYSGESEEPVSVEIFDPANPGLNQQVDGGIEPHSHNRLKRSLRLSFKPEYGPTKLVSDLFRQSPLNGDTAANVLDNLVLRAGNNRAWSRAWNPSMTTYTEDQWYRDTQIAMQGYGSHGAFVHLYINGIYWGLYNPVERPDEGFSSEYFGGADEEWFSINHDGRTSGDATRWNYLQGALLQKDMSVAVNYEELKQYIDVENFTDYLLLNWYQATTDWPNNNWYASNRNDQPTPTKFFAWDGEWSWDTSNGGSVDGAWVHPAFRVGSNTSTPATKIWRALVQSDEFMQQFADRAHQHLANDGLLTDASSLERWNTLNDYVRDAVVAESARWGDALETLGQPTRTRDVDWQNEVNQIAGLMVGNAAQLIAAMRDQGYYPDLDAPGFNQHGGSVTAGFVLQISIPSGADHVYYTTDGSDPRLPGGAVSPSAVLYNPASGPVLLASGEVRARAIDGGQWSAINEAAFDVAELPFGPGDYNRDRIVDSADYDVWRSTFGSTTQLDADGNGDLVVDAADYSVWRDALGQTTTPLAVAASGGASTPQAAYAEPIAAAVGSPVVAGSVVADPVASDPAAGLVLAPLAAPSAGRAAQLSSPSSEVSADDALLLLLAVDRAAHYSEADAPAAAAAAPEQDGPGPDVDPGLAVGLDPRFSLALDEQS; translated from the coding sequence ATGAGTTTTCGAAGGGTGCGTCGGGCGGCTCTATCGTTCGAAACGCTTGAGGTCCGTCACCTGCTGTCGGCGACCCCGTTCATCAGCGAGCTGCTGGCCTCCAACAGCGGGGGGCTGCAAGACCAAGACGGGGACTTCTCCGACTGGCTGGAGATCACCAACCCGGCGCTCACGCCGGTCGACCTGGGGGGCTGGTACCTGACCGACAACGGGTCGAACCTCACCAAGTGGCAGTTCCCCAGCGTCAGCATCCCCGCCGGGGGGAGCCTGGTGGTGTTCGCCTCCAGCAAGGACCGCACCGACCCGGCCTCGGAGCTCCACGCCAACTTCAGCCTCTCGGCCGGGGGAGAGTACCTGGGGCTCGTCGCGCCGGACGGCGTCACGGTCGCCTCGGCCTACGACCCACAGTTCCCGGCGCAGAGCGCCAACGTCTCCTACGGCTACACGCCGGTCGGCGTCGAGCTGCTGCCCGCCAGCGGAGCGGGGGTGCTGATCCCCACCAACGGCTCGCTGGGTACCGCCTGGACCGCCCCCGGCTTCGACGCCTCGGCCTGGACGCCCGTCGCCAGCGCCGTGGGGTATCACACGGGGGGCGACTACGCCCCGCTGATCGGCACCGATATCCGCACCGCGATGCAGGGGGTCGGCTCGTCCGCCTACCTGCGGGTCCCGTTCACCGTGAGCGACCTGGCGGAGGTCGAGGGGCTGCTGTTGAAGATGCAGTTCGACGACGGCTTCGTGGCCTACCTGAACGGCACGGAGGTCGCCCGGGGCAACGCCCCCGCCTCGGCGGTGTGGAACTCCGTCGCCACCGCTAGCACCCCCGCCGGCGCCCCCTCCACGGCGACCGTCGACCTGACGGGCCAGCGGTCGCTGCTGGTCGAGGGGAACAACGTGCTGGCGATCCACGGGCTCAACCGGACGGTGGGCAGCACCGACTTCTTGATCCATCCAGAGCTGATCGCGCTCGACCTGAACCCCGAGCCGGCCGGCTTCTTGCAGACCCCCACCCCCGGGGTGCTGAACCTGGCGAGCCTGGTGAACCAGGTCGCCAACCCACAGTTCAGCCACGAACGGGGGTTCTACGACGCGGCGTTCAACCTGGTGCTCGCCAGCGACACCGTGGGGGCCACCATCCGCTACACCACCAACGGCTCAGCGCCCTCGACCACCGTCGGGCAGGTCTACACCGGCGCGATCCCCATCTCTACCACCGGCGTCGTGCGGGCCATCGCCTACAAGACGGGGATGCAGCCCACCACGGTGCAGACCCATTCGTTCTTGTTCCTGGAAGACGTCATCCAGCAGCCGGCCAACATCGCGGGCCACCCCAACACGGTGGTGAGCGTGGGGGCGGGCAAGTTTGCGCCCACCGACTACGAGATGGACCCCGCTGTCGTCAACAACCCCGCCTACCACGACGCGCTGCTGAGCGGTCTGCAGGCCATCCCGACCATGGCGTTGACGGTGAACCTGGCGGACATGTACGGCTCCGGCGGGTTCTACTCCGGCGAGAGCGAGGAGCCGGTGAGCGTCGAGATCTTCGACCCCGCCAACCCCGGACTGAACCAGCAGGTCGACGGCGGCATCGAGCCCCACAGCCACAACCGCCTGAAGCGGTCGCTGCGGCTGAGCTTCAAGCCGGAGTACGGCCCCACCAAGCTGGTCTCCGACCTGTTCCGGCAGTCGCCGCTCAATGGCGACACCGCGGCCAACGTGCTGGACAACCTCGTGCTGCGGGCGGGCAACAACCGCGCGTGGTCGCGGGCCTGGAACCCCAGCATGACCACCTACACGGAGGACCAGTGGTACCGCGACACCCAGATCGCGATGCAGGGGTACGGCTCGCACGGCGCCTTCGTGCACCTGTACATCAACGGCATCTACTGGGGGCTCTACAACCCGGTCGAGCGTCCCGACGAGGGCTTCTCGTCGGAGTACTTCGGCGGCGCCGACGAGGAGTGGTTCTCGATCAACCACGACGGCCGGACCTCCGGCGACGCCACGCGGTGGAACTACCTGCAGGGCGCCCTGCTGCAGAAGGACATGAGCGTGGCGGTCAACTACGAAGAGCTGAAGCAGTACATCGACGTCGAGAACTTCACAGACTACCTGCTGCTGAACTGGTACCAGGCCACCACCGACTGGCCCAACAACAACTGGTACGCCAGCAACCGCAACGACCAGCCCACGCCGACCAAGTTCTTCGCCTGGGACGGGGAGTGGTCGTGGGACACCAGCAACGGCGGCTCGGTCGACGGCGCCTGGGTGCACCCGGCGTTCCGTGTCGGCTCCAACACCTCGACCCCCGCCACCAAGATCTGGCGGGCCCTGGTGCAGAGCGACGAGTTCATGCAGCAGTTCGCCGACCGAGCCCATCAGCACCTGGCCAACGACGGCCTGCTGACCGACGCCAGCTCGCTGGAGCGGTGGAACACGCTGAACGACTACGTCCGAGACGCCGTGGTGGCCGAGTCGGCCCGCTGGGGCGACGCCCTCGAGACGCTGGGGCAGCCGACCCGCACCCGCGACGTCGATTGGCAGAACGAGGTGAACCAGATCGCCGGCCTGATGGTCGGCAACGCCGCCCAGTTGATCGCCGCGATGCGCGACCAGGGCTACTACCCCGATCTCGACGCCCCCGGATTCAACCAGCACGGCGGGTCGGTGACGGCCGGGTTCGTGCTGCAGATTTCTATCCCCTCGGGCGCCGACCACGTCTACTACACCACCGACGGCTCCGACCCGCGGCTCCCGGGCGGCGCGGTCTCTCCCTCCGCGGTGCTCTACAACCCCGCCAGCGGCCCGGTGCTGCTGGCCTCGGGCGAGGTCCGCGCACGCGCCATCGACGGAGGCCAGTGGAGCGCAATCAACGAGGCCGCCTTCGACGTCGCCGAACTCCCCTTCGGCCCGGGCGACTACAACCGCGACCGGATCGTCGATTCGGCCGACTACGACGTGTGGCGCAGCACGTTCGGCTCGACCACGCAGTTGGACGCCGACGGCAACGGCGACCTAGTGGTCGACGCCGCCGACTACAGCGTGTGGCGCGACGCGCTGGGGCAGACGACAACACCCCTGGCCGTGGCGGCTTCCGGCGGTGCGTCGACCCCGCAGGCCGCGTACGCCGAGCCGATCGCGGCCGCGGTGGGCAGCCCCGTCGTGGCGGGTTCAGTCGTGGCGGATCCCGTCGCCTCGGATCCGGCCGCCGGGCTCGTGCTAGCCCCTCTCGCGGCCCCGAGCGCCGGGCGAGCGGCGCAGCTCAGCAGCCCGTCTTCAGAGGTTTCGGCGGACGACGCGTTGCTGTTGCTGCTGGCGGTCGACCGCGCCGCGCACTACTCCGAGGCCGACGCCCCGGCAGCGGCAGCGGCCGCGCCGGAGCAAGACGGCCCCGGGCCGGACGTTGACCCGGGCCTCGCCGTGGGCCTCGACCCGCGGTTCTCGCTGGCGCTCGACGAGCAGTCGTAG
- a CDS encoding type II toxin-antitoxin system RelE/ParE family toxin: MIRYRVVVTPIAVDKIAEYAAYIAQQAGSIEVATRWSDRVHAKLSTLCTFPARHGLAEEDAHRGYTIRRQIVGKHLALYTVDEVSRTVYVVGFRHGHMLPRPDELPESPR; the protein is encoded by the coding sequence ATGATCCGTTACCGGGTGGTCGTGACGCCCATCGCGGTAGACAAGATCGCAGAGTACGCGGCGTACATCGCCCAGCAGGCTGGATCGATCGAGGTGGCGACGCGCTGGTCGGACCGTGTCCACGCCAAGTTGAGCACGCTCTGCACCTTCCCTGCCCGCCATGGCTTAGCCGAAGAAGACGCTCACCGCGGTTACACCATCCGCAGGCAGATCGTCGGCAAGCACTTGGCGCTCTACACCGTGGACGAAGTGAGCCGGACGGTTTACGTAGTCGGGTTCCGGCACGGCCACATGCTGCCGCGCCCCGATGAGCTGCCGGAAAGCCCGCGGTAG
- a CDS encoding alpha/beta fold hydrolase gives MPSPSWMSLYPFDPHWFEIAGDQMQYVDIGPRYAPVLLFVHGNPTWSFHWRSLLTALSDRFRCVAPDHLGCGLSDKPAKSFRLADRVDHLAALVEHLDLRRVTLVAQDWGGAIGLGAALRAPQRFERIVLLNTGAFPPPKIPARIAVCRTPVLGRMAVQGLNLFSLAALQMTLARRDGLDPLVAAAYVAPYDTWDHRRAVYDFVEDIPAGPGHPTWGVLQQIEAGLPSLADRPALLVWGMKDWCFAPWCLERFLGHWPDAQAVRVADAGHWVLEDAPKECLRAIEGFLAL, from the coding sequence ATGCCCTCCCCTTCCTGGATGTCGCTCTACCCGTTCGATCCGCACTGGTTCGAGATCGCGGGCGACCAGATGCAGTACGTAGACATCGGCCCCCGCTACGCGCCGGTGCTGCTGTTTGTGCACGGCAACCCGACCTGGAGCTTCCACTGGCGGAGCCTGCTAACGGCGCTGAGCGATCGGTTCCGCTGCGTCGCGCCCGACCACCTGGGCTGCGGGCTGAGCGACAAGCCGGCCAAAAGCTTCCGTCTGGCGGACCGGGTCGACCACCTGGCGGCGCTCGTTGAACACCTCGACCTGCGGCGCGTGACCCTGGTGGCCCAAGACTGGGGGGGCGCCATCGGCCTGGGCGCGGCGCTGCGGGCGCCCCAGCGGTTCGAGCGGATCGTGCTGCTCAACACGGGGGCCTTCCCCCCCCCCAAGATCCCCGCGCGCATCGCCGTGTGCCGGACGCCGGTGCTGGGGCGGATGGCGGTGCAGGGGCTGAACCTGTTTTCGCTGGCGGCGCTGCAGATGACCCTCGCGCGGCGCGACGGGCTCGACCCGCTGGTAGCCGCCGCCTACGTGGCGCCGTACGACACCTGGGACCACCGTCGCGCGGTGTACGACTTTGTAGAAGACATCCCGGCCGGCCCCGGCCACCCGACGTGGGGCGTGCTCCAGCAGATCGAGGCGGGGCTCCCCTCGTTGGCCGACCGGCCGGCGCTGCTGGTGTGGGGGATGAAGGACTGGTGCTTCGCGCCGTGGTGCCTTGAGCGGTTCCTGGGGCACTGGCCTGACGCCCAAGCGGTGCGGGTCGCAGACGCGGGGCATTGGGTGCTGGAAGACGCCCCCAAGGAGTGCTTGAGGGCGATCGAGGGGTTCCTTGCGTTGTGA
- the fliG gene encoding flagellar motor switch protein FliG — MSDIHKAAVLLMSLPEEQAADLMSRLDPKQVEQVSIEIARTTRVTGDEQDMAIREFAESNPAASGAGGSLDLAKNLVKKALGTGATGALENIRQSIEALPFGFLRHVDSQNILTYILDEHPQTIALILSHLPAAFGAEILAGLPAERQLAVVRRMATMGQTNPEIIREVERGLEGRMASVVNQSYQVAGGVESVAAVLNVSDRGVERAILDNLTSEDPELVEEIRRLMFVFDDIAKFSAKDIQTLMKHVETAQWAMALKGASPEIKEKVLGNLSQRAGETLKEEMEYLGAVKLSAVEEMQQQIVDKARELEDSGEIEIKNNDEQEQLVQ; from the coding sequence GTGTCGGACATCCACAAAGCGGCCGTGCTGCTGATGAGCCTGCCGGAAGAGCAGGCGGCCGACCTGATGAGCCGGCTCGACCCGAAGCAGGTAGAGCAGGTGTCGATCGAGATCGCCCGCACGACCCGCGTCACGGGGGACGAGCAGGACATGGCGATCCGCGAGTTCGCGGAGTCGAACCCCGCGGCCAGCGGCGCCGGCGGGAGCCTCGACCTGGCGAAGAACCTGGTGAAGAAGGCGCTGGGCACCGGGGCCACCGGCGCGCTGGAGAACATCCGCCAGTCGATCGAGGCGCTCCCGTTCGGCTTCCTGCGCCACGTCGACAGCCAGAACATCCTCACGTACATCCTGGACGAGCACCCGCAGACCATCGCGCTGATCCTCTCGCACCTGCCGGCGGCGTTCGGCGCGGAGATCCTGGCGGGCCTCCCCGCCGAGCGGCAGCTCGCGGTGGTGCGGCGGATGGCCACCATGGGGCAGACCAACCCCGAGATCATCCGCGAGGTGGAGCGCGGCCTCGAGGGGCGGATGGCCTCGGTGGTGAACCAGAGCTACCAGGTGGCCGGCGGGGTCGAGTCGGTGGCCGCGGTGCTGAACGTCTCCGACCGCGGCGTGGAGCGCGCCATCCTGGACAACCTCACGAGCGAAGACCCCGAGCTGGTGGAAGAGATCCGCCGGTTGATGTTCGTCTTCGACGACATCGCCAAGTTCAGCGCCAAGGACATCCAGACGCTGATGAAGCACGTGGAGACCGCGCAGTGGGCGATGGCCCTCAAGGGCGCCAGCCCCGAGATCAAAGAGAAGGTGCTGGGCAACCTCTCGCAACGCGCGGGGGAGACGCTCAAGGAAGAAATGGAGTACCTCGGCGCCGTGAAGCTCTCGGCGGTGGAGGAGATGCAGCAGCAGATCGTCGACAAGGCGCGGGAGCTCGAAGACTCCGGCGAGATCGAGATCAAGAACAACGACGAGCAAGAGCAACTGGTGCAGTAG
- a CDS encoding 6-pyruvoyl trahydropterin synthase family protein translates to MNPSPDPLPTTPNPAIAASYRVRLAKEQFVFCAAHFITYAGDVCEPLHGHNYRVEVQVEGPLDENHYVLDFIAVRDAVQKITLGLDHRVLLPTLHPQIRVAADQREVTATFEDRRWVFPLSDCVLLPIANTTAELLARWIGERLLESIHACSVEVSVDECDGQVGVCRLSHPR, encoded by the coding sequence ATGAACCCCTCCCCCGACCCCCTGCCCACAACCCCCAACCCCGCGATCGCAGCGAGCTACCGTGTGCGGCTGGCGAAGGAGCAGTTTGTGTTCTGCGCCGCGCACTTCATCACCTACGCCGGCGACGTCTGTGAGCCGCTGCACGGGCACAACTACCGCGTGGAGGTGCAGGTAGAGGGGCCGCTGGATGAGAACCACTACGTGCTCGATTTCATCGCCGTGCGTGACGCGGTGCAGAAGATCACCCTGGGGCTCGACCACCGCGTGCTGCTCCCCACGCTCCACCCACAGATCCGGGTGGCAGCCGACCAGCGGGAGGTGACCGCGACGTTCGAGGACCGGCGGTGGGTCTTCCCGCTGAGCGACTGCGTGCTGCTGCCGATCGCCAACACCACGGCCGAGCTGCTGGCCCGGTGGATCGGCGAGCGGCTGCTGGAGTCGATCCACGCTTGCTCAGTGGAGGTCTCCGTCGACGAATGCGACGGGCAAGTAGGGGTTTGTCGGCTCAGCCACCCTCGGTGA